Proteins co-encoded in one Diprion similis isolate iyDipSimi1 chromosome 13, iyDipSimi1.1, whole genome shotgun sequence genomic window:
- the LOC124413867 gene encoding mucin-5AC-like, translating to MYFVFTIFAFITLAAARPLGEQVSSNFSHLDVFYHSPDARVHGDGKVVHIDVGESIDPHKTTMKFSRTFAGAHFGSAHKLRHRPTTTTIATTSRSRTVTSLTTASTIITVPNGTTPIITTTTEPAEDQTSPPTTFTPIRTTTTEPERNVSKPENDTVVIQQLMEQNSRLMDYISRLKTNQTSTLDQNG from the exons ATGTACTTCGTATTCACAATCTTCGCCTTCATCACGCTTGCGGCTGCTCGACCGCTCGGCGAACAAGTATCATCGAACTTCAGCCACCTCGACGTCTTCTATCACTCCCCGGACGCTAGGGTGCATGGTGATGGAAAAGTCGTACACATAGACGTTGGTGAAAGCATCGATCCTCACAAAACTACGATGAAATTCAGTCGTACTTTTGCTGGAG CACATTTTGGTAGTGCCCACAAACTTCGACACCGCCCAACCACAACGACCATTGCGACCACCTCACGAT CCCGAACTGTCACATCATTAACTACTGCGTCAACAATCATCACAGTGCCAAACGGCACCACCCCAATAATCACCACAACCACCGAACCCGCCG AGGACCAGACATCACCCCCAACGACGTTCACTCCCATCCGAACAACCACCACCGAACCAGAGCGCAATGTATCAAAACCTGAAAACGACACTGTCGTCATACAACAACTTATGGAGCAGAACAGTAGATTAATGGATTATATCTCCAGACTTAAAACGAATCAAACATCCACACTCGATCAAAATGGATAA